The genomic region CGTTAGTTGGCGAGCTGCATTGGTTGCCATCATAATCATTCCTTCTAGTCTATTTCTTTTTGTTTTTCAGCTACTCTTAACTTAGCACTGTGTGCCCGGTGGTTAACCGTTAACTCGTCTTCTGTTGGTAGGATTGGTTTGCGATTAACCAGTTTTAAAACGGTTTTTTCGGTGCCCGGCATAATCGGTAATCCCTTAGGAATATCTGGTAATGTCGCTTGTTCCTTAAACATTGTTTTGACTAAACGGTCTTCCAATGATTGGAACGTAATGATGCTAATTCGACCACCCACTTTAACTAATGGAATGGCTTGTTCAACTGAATCTTCAATTGCGCCTAATTCATCATTAACCGCAATTCGGATTGCTTGGAAAATCCGCTTAGCTGGATGCCCACCCGTCCGTCTTGCCGGTGCCGGAATTGCCTCTTTAATTAAATCTGCTAATTGGATTGTCGTTTCAATGGGTGCAATTTCTCTTTGTTGTTCGATTTTACGTGCGACTTGTTTTGAGAATTTTTCTTCACCATATCTGAAGAAAATTTTAATCAATTGTTGGTAAGACCATTCGTTAACGACTGTATACGCTGTTAACTCGGCGCCTTGATCCATGCGCATATCGAGTGGCGCTTCTTTTTTATAACTGAAGCCGCGTTGGGCATCGTCAAACTGTGGTGATGAAACACCTAAGTCGTATAAAATACCATCAATCTTCGTGATGCCTTGTTCAGCGAGTGCTGTTTTCAAAAATCGAAAATTACTCTTGATAAATGTCACTTGTCCTGCATCCGCATACTTCGCTAACCGTTGGCGACTACTTTCAAGTGCGTGGTCGTCTTGGTCAAATGAATAAAGATGTCCGGTTGTTAATTGTGACAATAAGTATTCACTATGACCACCACCACCTAGTGTTGCATCAACGTAAATCCCGTCTGGCTGAACATTTAAGGCATCAACCGTTTCTTTTAATAAAACACTTTGATGTTTAAATGTTTCTGTCATATTGTTACCATCCTTTAAAAATCAAAATCTAACATATTTTCAGCAATGTCATCGAAATTTTCTTCAGCTTCTTCACTAAAGCTCGCCCATTTTTCTTGGCTCCAAATTTCGATTCGATTGGAAACCCCAATCAGCACACATTCCTTTTCTAAAGAAGCGTGGGTTGATAATGCTTGGGGAATCATAATGCGGCCCTGTTTATCCGGGGTACATTGCACCGCAGCTGAGTAGAAAAAACGCACAAAAGCACGTGCATCTTTTTTAGCGAGTGGCAGTTGTTTTAATTTCTCTTCCAACTGTTCCCATTCGCTGAGTGGGTAACCGAAGATACAATTGTCCATACCACGGGTCAACACGAATTCAGTTCCTAATGCTTCCCGGAACTTGGCTGGTACAATCAATCGGTTCTTCGTGTCGATTGTGTGATGAAATTCACCCATGAACATATACTTCACCCCTTTACCCACCTCAATTCATTTTAGTCTACCATAATCCCCCACTTTCTACCACATTTTGACTAAAAAAACCAAAATCTTATCTTTTAGGATTTATTCCCACTAACCCACTAGCCATAACCATTTTGCACCTTAATAGCACTGCCTATTAACGACATCTCGTTCACTAGTGAACAACCCTTAAATAGATCGT from Latilactobacillus sakei subsp. sakei DSM 20017 = JCM 1157 harbors:
- the rsmH gene encoding 16S rRNA (cytosine(1402)-N(4))-methyltransferase RsmH translates to MTETFKHQSVLLKETVDALNVQPDGIYVDATLGGGGHSEYLLSQLTTGHLYSFDQDDHALESSRQRLAKYADAGQVTFIKSNFRFLKTALAEQGITKIDGILYDLGVSSPQFDDAQRGFSYKKEAPLDMRMDQGAELTAYTVVNEWSYQQLIKIFFRYGEEKFSKQVARKIEQQREIAPIETTIQLADLIKEAIPAPARRTGGHPAKRIFQAIRIAVNDELGAIEDSVEQAIPLVKVGGRISIITFQSLEDRLVKTMFKEQATLPDIPKGLPIMPGTEKTVLKLVNRKPILPTEDELTVNHRAHSAKLRVAEKQKEID
- the mraZ gene encoding division/cell wall cluster transcriptional repressor MraZ, whose amino-acid sequence is MFMGEFHHTIDTKNRLIVPAKFREALGTEFVLTRGMDNCIFGYPLSEWEQLEEKLKQLPLAKKDARAFVRFFYSAAVQCTPDKQGRIMIPQALSTHASLEKECVLIGVSNRIEIWSQEKWASFSEEAEENFDDIAENMLDFDF